Within the Achromobacter spanius genome, the region CAAGTACGCCAGCGCGTTCTACGGCCCGTTCCGCGACGCCGTGGGCTCGGCCACCAACCTGGGCAAGTCAAACAAAATGGCTTACCAGATGGACCCGGGCAACCTCGACGAAGCCTTGCGCGAAGTGGCAGCCGATCTGCACGAAGGCGCGGACATGGTCATGGTCAAGCCCGGCATGCCGTATCTGGACGTGCTGCGCCGCGTGAAGGACACGTTCCGCGTGCCCACGTTTGCCTATCAGGTCAGCGGCGAATACGCGATGATCAAGGCCGCCGCCGCCAACGGCTGGCTGGACCACGACAAGGTCATGATGGAAGCGCTGCTGGCATTCAAGCGCGCCGGCGCCGATGGCATCCTGACCTACTTCGCCATCGAAGCGGCAACGTTGCTCAAGGCGCAGCGCTGATTGCGCCACGCGTTGCGGGGCCCAGCCTTTCCGGCCGGTCCGCAGGGTTTGCCGCTAGACGGCTTTACGGCCAGGCGCCGGCGTCGTCCGGCGCAGCCCCAGCCACGTTCCGCCCAACACGCAGGCCAGGCCCAGCACGTGGATCAAGGTGACCTGCTCATCCAGGAACAGGGACGCGAACAGCAGCCCGAATATCGGCAGCCAGTTCACGAACAAGGCCGCGCGGCTGATGCCCAGCCGCGCGATGCCCGCGTTCCAGATGATGTTGCTGACGCCTGACGCAATCACCGCTGAAAACAGCAGCACCAGCCACGGCCACCACGTCATCTGCCAGGTATCGGTCTGGTAGGAAGACGGCGTCACCAACGCGTGCGCCACCAGCATCAGCCCGCCGGCCAGGTACATGTACCAAAGCATGCCCAGCGGATCCATCGTGCGCGACATGCGCTGGATCACCAGCCCGCCACACACGAACACCAGCACCGCCACGAAAACGACCGCATCGCCCCAGCCGGTCAGCCCGAACTGCGCGCCGCTGCCCGCCACCACCATGCCCACGCCCAGCAGGCCCAGCAAGGCCCCGCAGATGCGTACCGTGGTCAATTTTTCGCGATAGAACAGCGCGGCCAGCAATGCCGACAACAGCGGACTGGTGGCCATGATCAGCGTGCCGTTGGCCGCCGATGAAAACCGCAGCCCGGACACCAGCGCCACCTGGTGCGCGTACACCACCAGGAAGCCCGCCAGCGCCACCCAGCCCAGCTCCACGCGGCCCAGTTTGGGCACGCGGCCTCGACGGGCCTTGATGATCAGGGTGACGGTGATGAACGCAATGACGATCCGCACGGCGGCCAGCGCCTGGATGTCCATGTGTTGCGTGAGGTACTTGATGGAGACGATGTTCAGGCCCCATGTGGCCATGACGAACATCAATTGAAGATAGATAAGACCTTGTCGGTCCTGGCTTGCATCAACTGTTGGGGACGTCACGGGCGCCGGCCTGGTGGGAGTGGGATGCGCCGCCCACGCGGCGCAGCCGCCATGGTATATCGCCCGTCGTCAGCGCACCAGCACCTTGTCCAACGATGCTGTGAAGCGCTTGGCGTCCTGGAAACCGACGACGCGCGCGTCCGGCAATTCCTTGCCGCCCGGTTCGAAGAACATGATGCCCGGCGGGCCGAACAGCCGGAAGCGCTTGAGCAGGGCTCGGTCATCAGCGTTGTTCGCCGTCACGTCGGCCTGCACCAGCAACATGCCCGACATGCGCTGTGCCACGCCCGGGTCGGTAAACGTGAACCGCTCCATTTCGCGGCACGACACGCACCAGTCGGCATAGAAATCCAGCATGACCGGCTGAGTGCTCTGCGCCAGCAGCGCATCCAATTCCGCGTTGGTGCGCACGCGAGTGAACTGAAGCTCGCCCTTGGTGACGGCCGTGCCCACGGATGCGTCGGCACGCGCGGCCAGGTGCGACAACGGTTGCAGCACATCGCGCCCGCCGCTGGCCGCGCCCACCAGCCATGCGGCAGCGGCCAGCGCCAACAGCAGCCCCAGCCCCTTGCCAAACATGCGCGCGGCACCCGCGCCCGCGGGCAAGGCATCAAAGGCACGCAGCATCACCGCCGAAACAACTGCCAGGAAGGCCCAGCCCGTCATCTGCACCCAGGTCGGCACCACCGGTATCAGCATCCACCACGCCGTCGCCAGCAGCAGCATCCCGAACAGACGCTTGACGCCGTCCATCCAGGGGCCGGCCTTGGGCAGCAAAGCGCCCGACGATGCGCCCACGATCAATAGCGGCACGCCCATGCCCCAGGCCATGGCGAACAAGGCCGAACCGCCCAGCACCACGTCGCCCGTCTGCGAGATATACAACAGCGCACCCGCCAGCGGCGCGGCAACGCAAGGTCCGACGATCAGCGCCGACAGAGCGCCCATCACGAGCGCGCCCGTGTAGCGTCCGCCCGGTACGCGCGACGAACGCTCGGACAGTTTGGCCTGCACGCCTGACGGCATCTGGAACGTGAAGACGTCAAACATCGCCAGCGCCAACACGGTCAGCAGGATGGCGAACAGCGTCAGGATCCACGGGGTCTGCAACCAGGCAGCCAGGCCCGCGCCGCTCAGTCCGGCCGCGACGCCCAGCGCGGTGTACACCACCGACATGCCCAGCACATACGTCGCGGCCAAGGCCAGACCGCGCCCACGCGAAGGCCGGGTCTGTGTTGCGCCGCCCAACACGATCGAAGACAGGATGGGAATCATCGGCAGCACGCAGGGTGTGAATGCCAGCAACAAGCCCAGAATCAGGAACACGCCAGCCGTCTTGGCCCAGCCCAGGCCGCCCAACGCATCGGCCAGGCCGGTGTCGCCGGCATTGACCAGTGCGCTCAAGCCGCCGGATGACGCGGCGGGCGCGGCTTGCGCGCCTGCCCCATCCGCCAGCGCGTAGCCGCCAGCAACCGGCGTGAGTTTGACGCTGCTGTCCATGGGCGGATAGCACAGGCCTGCGTCCGCGCAGCCCTGCCCGGTCAAGGTAAGGGTAAAGGGCTGCCCGCCCGCGCCGACCGGCACGCGGATCATCACATCCTGGTGAAAGACCTCCATGTCCTTCTCAAAGGTCGGGTCGTACTTGACCTCGCCTTTGGGGTAGACCGCCTCGCCCAATGTGGTGGCGCCGATCGGGCTGATCGTGATGCCGAAGCGCTCGCGGTACATGTAGTAGCCGGGCGCGACCTTGTAATGCAGTTCCAAGGTGTCGGGCGCGGCCATCCGCGCGCTGAACACGAACGCCTTTTCGGGTTCCAGGAATTCGGCTTCGGCCTGCGCGGCCGCCTGCCAGGTCAGCAGCAACAGCGCCGTGGCCAGCAGCACCAGGCTGCGCCAGATCAAGGCGCGCACCGCGCGGATGGCATGAATCGGGCGCCCCGGCGCACCGACGATACCGGCAAGTTGCAACATTATTCTCTCTTGGTTTGCTTGACGGCCGTCTGCTCGCGAACCCAATCCAGATAGGGTGCGGCGCCGCCGATAACCGGCAGCACGATAATTTCGGGCACATCGTAGGGATGCATCTGCGCCAGGGCCTGAACAACGGCCTGATGGCGCGCGTAGGTGGTCTTGATGTGGATGGGGATTTCTTCCGTTCCCTCGACCACGCCGTTCCACAGATAGATGGACAGGCCCGGCGCGCCAAGGTTCACACAGGCGGCCAATCCGTCTTCAACCAGCACATGCGCGATGCGCTTGGCCAGCAAGAGATCAGGCGCATTGCTGATGACCAGCACGACGTCGTCATCGCGCAACATGGAGCCTCCTTGGGATACCCGCGTGGGATGTAACTCGGGGTATTTTATCGGTATTGCGCCGACCGCTCCGGTTCCGTCAACGCGGACGTCCGCCCCACCATGCCACCCGCTTTCACGAGGCCCGCATGCCAGACCAATGCCTGTTCTGCCGGATCGCCCGGCACGAGATTCCCGCCCACATCATTCATGAAGACGAGCGTTTGCTGGCCTTCCTGGACATCCAACCCGTGCGGCCAGGGCACACGCTGATCATTCCGAAGCAGCATTACCCGTACTTCGAGGACATGCCGGCCGACCTGGCGGGGCACATTGTGAACCTGGGGCAGAAGCTGGGCCGCCACATGAAGCGCCTGTACGGCGTGGAGCGGGTGGGGTTCGCCTTCACCGGCATACACGTGGCGCACTCGCACGCACACGTCATCCCCATGCATCACACGCAGGACGTCACGTCCACGGCGTATATCGAACAGCAGGACCTGACGTTCAAGATGCCGCCACAACCGCCTCAAGAGGCCCTGGCGGCTACCGCCGCGCAATTGCGGGGGGAACTGCACGCGTCCTGATTCAAAGGGCGAGTCGCATGCGCCAATGCCGGGCCAGCAAATGCCCGGCGCAAATAAAACAAGGGCGGGTCCGAAGACCCGCCCTTGTCGCTTATCTAGCAACCGAATTTATTCGGCGCTGTCCTCAGCGGCTTCATCAACTTCCGGGCGGTCAACCAGTTCCATGAAAGCCATGGGAGCGTTGTCGCCTTGACGGAAGCCCATCTTCAGCACGCGGGTGTAGCCACCGTTACGGGCCGCGTAACGCGGGCCGATTTCGGCAAACAGCTTCACCACCGCATCGCGATCGCGCAGACGGGCAAATGCCAGACGCTTGTTCGCCAGCGTGGGCTCTTTGCCCAGCGTGATCAGGGGTTCGATGACGCGGCGCAATTCTTTCGCCTTCGGCAGCGTGGTCTTGATAGCTTCGTGAGTGATCAACGAAACGGCCATGTTGCGGAACATGGCAAGACGGTGACTGCTGGTGCGGTTGAGCTTACGCAAGCCATTACCGTGACGCATGATAAGTTTCCTTTGAATCTAAAGATGGCGTTCGCCATCGGGTTGCCGGCTCTTCTATCAACCTGCAATCAGGCTGCGGTCCGGTAGAAAACGGTGCATTTTACGACGAATTCGCAAACCGCCCGACGGGGTTGCCGGGCGTTGCAGGAGACGCCCCGTTGCCAGGGCGCCACCCGTTTAAAGCTTAGGGACGCTCCAGGCCCAGGGGCGGCCAGTTCTCGAGCTTCATGCCCAAGGTCAAGCCACGTGCAGCCAGAACTTCCTTGATTTCGTTGAGCGACTTGCGACCCAGGTTCGGGGTCTTGAGCAGCTCGTTTTCGGTACGCTGGATCAGGTCGCCGATGTAGTAGATGTTTTCGGCCTTCAGGCAGTTGGCCGAACGCACGGTCAGTTCCAGGTCGTCGACCGGACGCAGCAGGACCGGGTCGATCTGCGGCGTGCCACGGACCGGCGCTTCGTACGAATCGCCAGCACCTTCCAGCGCGGCGAAGACCGAGATCTGGTCCATCAGGATGCGGGCCGACTGGCGCACCGCTTCCTCGGGCGAGATAACGCCGTTGGTTTCGATGTCCAGAACCAGCTTGTCCAGGTCGGTGCGCTGTTCCACACGGGCGCTTTCCACCGCGTAGCTGACGCGGCGAACCGGGCTGAACGAAGCGTCCAGAACGATGCGACCGATGGTGTGGGTGCGGTCTTCCGACAGCGCGCGCACGTTGCCCGGCACGTAGCCACGGCCCTTCTCAACCTTGATCTGCATTTCCAGCTTGCCTGCGTCCGTCAGGTTGCAGATGGCATGGCCGGGGTTGATGATCTCGACGTCGTGCGGCAGTTCGATGTCGCTGGCCAGCACCGTGCCCGCGCCAGTCTTGCGCAGAACCAGGGTCACTTCGTCGCGATTGTGCAGCTTGAAAACCACGCCCTTCAGGTTCAGCAGGATGTCGACGACATCTTCGCGAACGCCCGGGATGGTCGAATATTCGTGCACCACGCCCGTCATTTGCACTTCGGTCGGCGCGTAGCCGGTCATCGAAGACAGCAGGATGCGGCGCAGGGCGTTGCCCAGAGTATGACCGTAGCCACGCTCGAACGGCTCCATCACGATCTTGGCATGGTGCGTGCCGACCGGTTCGACTTCAATGGAGCGCGGCTTCAGAAAACCTTGAGTGGACATTTACTGTGTTCCTTTTCAATACCCTCGGCTCGTTACACCGATAAGGCTGATGGACAGGGTGAAACATGAAACTCGGACGGCGCGAAAAAACGCCGGCCGATACTTACCGCAAAGCCCGCCCCACCAAAAGGCGGAAAGCGGGCTGCTGCGAGACGTGCAAACGGGTCGCGGGACCAGTAGCCGGCACACCTGCGAAGGAGGCGCCGGCCGACCTGATTAACGCGAGTACAGTTCGACGACCATCGATTCGTTGATGTCGCGAGCGACGTCAGCGCGATCGGGAGCCGACTTGAACGTACCGGTCAGCTTGGTCGTGTCGACTTCCACCCATTGGGGGATGCCGATGCTGGTGGCCAGGTCGAGCGATTCCTTGATGCGGCCTTGCTTCTTGGCCTTTTCGCGGATCGAGATGACGTCACCAGCCTTGACCAGCATCGAAGCGATGTCAGCCGTGTGGCCGTTCAGTTCGATGGCGCGGTGGCTCACCAGCTGGCGAGCTTCGGCGCGCGTCGAGCCGAAGCCCATGCGGTAGACGACGTTGTCCAGGCGCGATTCCAGCAGCTGGATCAGGGTTTCGCCGGTGTTGCCACGGCGACGCTCTGCTTCAGCGAAGTACTTGCGGAATTGCTTTTCCAGCACGCCGTACATGCGCTTCAGCTTTTGCTTTTCGCGCAGCTGCAGGCCGTAGTCGGAAGTGCGGGCACCCGAAGTGCGGCCGTGTTGGCCAGGCTTGGAATCCAGCTTGCACTTGGAATCCAGCGAGCGACGGGCGCTCTTCAGGAACAGGTCAGTACCCTCGCGGCGCGAGAGCTTGCATTTGGGTCCAATATAACGTGCCATGTGGATTCCCTTTAGATACGACGACGCTTCGGCGGACGGCAGCCGTTGTGCGGAACGGGCGTGATGTCGGCGATGGACGAAATCTTGATGCCCAGCGCGTTCAGAGCGCGGACAGACGATTCGCGGCCAGGACCGGGGCCCTTGATGCGCACTTCCAGCGTCTTGATGCCGTATTCCAGCGCGACGCGGCCAGCCGTTTCAGCGGCGACTTGCGCGGCAAACGGGGTCGACTTACGCGAACCCTTGAAACCAGCACCACCCGAAGTGGCCCACGACAAAGCGTTGCCCTGACGGTCGGTGATGGTGATGATGGTGTTGTTGAACGAAGCGTGAACGTGCGCGATGCCGTCCGAGACGTTCTTCTTAACCTTTTTGCGCACGCGCGAAGCGCCGCTGGTGGAAGCTTTCGCCATAATCCAGTTCCTCGATTATTTCTTCAGGGACGCAGCAGCACGACGCGGGCCCTTACGGGTCCGGGCGTTGGTGCGAGTGCGCTGGCCGCGCACGGGCAAACCGCGCTTGTGACGCATACCGCGGTAGGTTCCCAGGTCGATCAAACGCTTGATCGAGAGCTGTACTTCACGACGCAGGTCGCCTTCAACCGTGAACAAACCAACATGTTCGCGGACGCGTTCCAATTCAGCGTCGTTCAGATCCTTGACCTTTTTGTCAAAGGGTACGTTTGCCGCTTCGCAGATTTTGCGAGCGCGCGTACGACCAATGCCAAAAATGGCGGTCAGTCCGATCTCGGCGTGCTGT harbors:
- a CDS encoding DMT family transporter, with product MFVMATWGLNIVSIKYLTQHMDIQALAAVRIVIAFITVTLIIKARRGRVPKLGRVELGWVALAGFLVVYAHQVALVSGLRFSSAANGTLIMATSPLLSALLAALFYREKLTTVRICGALLGLLGVGMVVAGSGAQFGLTGWGDAVVFVAVLVFVCGGLVIQRMSRTMDPLGMLWYMYLAGGLMLVAHALVTPSSYQTDTWQMTWWPWLVLLFSAVIASGVSNIIWNAGIARLGISRAALFVNWLPIFGLLFASLFLDEQVTLIHVLGLACVLGGTWLGLRRTTPAPGRKAV
- the dsbD gene encoding protein-disulfide reductase DsbD; translated protein: MLQLAGIVGAPGRPIHAIRAVRALIWRSLVLLATALLLLTWQAAAQAEAEFLEPEKAFVFSARMAAPDTLELHYKVAPGYYMYRERFGITISPIGATTLGEAVYPKGEVKYDPTFEKDMEVFHQDVMIRVPVGAGGQPFTLTLTGQGCADAGLCYPPMDSSVKLTPVAGGYALADGAGAQAAPAASSGGLSALVNAGDTGLADALGGLGWAKTAGVFLILGLLLAFTPCVLPMIPILSSIVLGGATQTRPSRGRGLALAATYVLGMSVVYTALGVAAGLSGAGLAAWLQTPWILTLFAILLTVLALAMFDVFTFQMPSGVQAKLSERSSRVPGGRYTGALVMGALSALIVGPCVAAPLAGALLYISQTGDVVLGGSALFAMAWGMGVPLLIVGASSGALLPKAGPWMDGVKRLFGMLLLATAWWMLIPVVPTWVQMTGWAFLAVVSAVMLRAFDALPAGAGAARMFGKGLGLLLALAAAAWLVGAASGGRDVLQPLSHLAARADASVGTAVTKGELQFTRVRTNAELDALLAQSTQPVMLDFYADWCVSCREMERFTFTDPGVAQRMSGMLLVQADVTANNADDRALLKRFRLFGPPGIMFFEPGGKELPDARVVGFQDAKRFTASLDKVLVR
- the cutA gene encoding divalent-cation tolerance protein CutA, whose protein sequence is MLRDDDVVLVISNAPDLLLAKRIAHVLVEDGLAACVNLGAPGLSIYLWNGVVEGTEEIPIHIKTTYARHQAVVQALAQMHPYDVPEIIVLPVIGGAAPYLDWVREQTAVKQTKRE
- a CDS encoding HIT family protein, translating into MPDQCLFCRIARHEIPAHIIHEDERLLAFLDIQPVRPGHTLIIPKQHYPYFEDMPADLAGHIVNLGQKLGRHMKRLYGVERVGFAFTGIHVAHSHAHVIPMHHTQDVTSTAYIEQQDLTFKMPPQPPQEALAATAAQLRGELHAS
- the rplQ gene encoding 50S ribosomal protein L17, which gives rise to MRHGNGLRKLNRTSSHRLAMFRNMAVSLITHEAIKTTLPKAKELRRVIEPLITLGKEPTLANKRLAFARLRDRDAVVKLFAEIGPRYAARNGGYTRVLKMGFRQGDNAPMAFMELVDRPEVDEAAEDSAE
- a CDS encoding DNA-directed RNA polymerase subunit alpha — its product is MSTQGFLKPRSIEVEPVGTHHAKIVMEPFERGYGHTLGNALRRILLSSMTGYAPTEVQMTGVVHEYSTIPGVREDVVDILLNLKGVVFKLHNRDEVTLVLRKTGAGTVLASDIELPHDVEIINPGHAICNLTDAGKLEMQIKVEKGRGYVPGNVRALSEDRTHTIGRIVLDASFSPVRRVSYAVESARVEQRTDLDKLVLDIETNGVISPEEAVRQSARILMDQISVFAALEGAGDSYEAPVRGTPQIDPVLLRPVDDLELTVRSANCLKAENIYYIGDLIQRTENELLKTPNLGRKSLNEIKEVLAARGLTLGMKLENWPPLGLERP
- the rpsD gene encoding 30S ribosomal protein S4 gives rise to the protein MARYIGPKCKLSRREGTDLFLKSARRSLDSKCKLDSKPGQHGRTSGARTSDYGLQLREKQKLKRMYGVLEKQFRKYFAEAERRRGNTGETLIQLLESRLDNVVYRMGFGSTRAEARQLVSHRAIELNGHTADIASMLVKAGDVISIREKAKKQGRIKESLDLATSIGIPQWVEVDTTKLTGTFKSAPDRADVARDINESMVVELYSR
- the rpsK gene encoding 30S ribosomal protein S11 produces the protein MAKASTSGASRVRKKVKKNVSDGIAHVHASFNNTIITITDRQGNALSWATSGGAGFKGSRKSTPFAAQVAAETAGRVALEYGIKTLEVRIKGPGPGRESSVRALNALGIKISSIADITPVPHNGCRPPKRRRI
- the rpsM gene encoding 30S ribosomal protein S13 — its product is MARIAGINIPPQQHAEIGLTAIFGIGRTRARKICEAANVPFDKKVKDLNDAELERVREHVGLFTVEGDLRREVQLSIKRLIDLGTYRGMRHKRGLPVRGQRTRTNARTRKGPRRAAASLKK